Genomic segment of Meles meles chromosome 17, mMelMel3.1 paternal haplotype, whole genome shotgun sequence:
GAGTCGTTAGCCAGCCAGCTCTCCCAGCCTTCAGTGTCCAGCAAAGAGATTCAGAGCCCGCACACCCAGATGCTCAAGAGCAAGCTGGAGGAGGCAGTCATGTCCTCCAGGGACCAGAAGATCGTGGCCCTAGTGCTGACCCGGCTCCAGAAGGCCCAGAGAATGCGGGAGCTGCAGCAGCAGGCAGCAGTGGCCTGGGAGGAGCTGAAGCGCTCGGACCGGAAGGTGCAGGTAACCTTGGAGAGGGAGCGCAAGCTGCTTCTGCAGGAGAGCCAGGAGCAGTGGCGGCAAAAGGAGCAGCGTGTCCGACGGCGGGACAGCCAAGGCAGGAGAGCTCCCCGGTCGGCAGAGCACGCGCGCAGGGCGCTGCGGGAGAATCGGGAGCGAGCCAGGGCGGTGGCCGAGCCAGAGCCTGTGCCCCGGAGGCAGACCCGAGAGCTGCTCTTGCAGGAGCCGGAGAGGATGGTGCAGAGCCTGCGAGAGCAGGACTGCCCGCAGCCGCAGGAGAAGCTGGAGCAGGCCTCCCACCGGAAGAGCCTGCCCACTGTGGAGCCCCAGAAAAAGGTCCAGGAGACCAACCTCAGTTCCCTCGTCAACTACCAGGCCCGGAAGGTCCTGCTGGATTGCCAGGCCAAGGCTGAGGAGCTCCTGAGGAAGCTGTCCCTGGAGCAGAGCTCCCAGCGGCCCCACGAGATCCCGCAGGGCCTGCTGCACGAGCGCCAGCGGGAGCTGAGGGACAGGGCGCAGAAGCCGGAGGAGCGGCTGCAGCAGGTGCGGCGGCGCGCGCAGGCCGCCGAGGAGCAGATGCGCGCGCACAAGCGGCTGCTGGCCGAGCTGGCCgagcagaagggacagcaggCCAGGAGCAACGTCCAGAGGGACATCAGGGACAAGGTGCAGCACATCCACGAGCTCAGTGTCCTGCGGGAGAAGGACCATCACATCCTGAAGCTGAAAGCCGAGAAGGAGGAGAAGTGCCACATCGCCGGCATCAAGGAGGCCATCCGGAAAAAGGAGCAGAGGATGGAGCAGATCTCCCGGGAGAAAGACGCCACCTTCGAGGAGTTCCAGAAGATCTCCAAGGCCTCCAGAAGAGACCACGCCCGCGCGCTGGCCAGCAGCTTCCTGGACCGGAGGGCCCGCGAGACCCAGCACGGGGCCGGGACACCGGGCTGCTGAGAGTCGGGCGCCGGGGACCCGCACGGGGTGAGGGATGCCCTCTATAATCTGATTATAACTGAGCACTGatttgaaaaagaatataaaatagctCACGTTCCTCTCATAAACAAGTTCATTGATTCATGCGGGGAGCTGAGAGGTTTGGGGATAGAAATTTGGGGAGTTTAAGAAAATGACTTGTGATCGAAGTTTcgatttaaatagaaaatattagcTCTTCAGTAACCTTGGGAGCACACA
This window contains:
- the CCDC185 gene encoding coiled-coil domain-containing protein 185 gives rise to the protein MEGLGRFSPRCVLAPGGKHASVARLRGPGAGTEPCLGSGATTPGEVNEVSAPWPYRRCAPTAGPRRRRCSHSPRESRSLTDVAARPLDRARRPRPRGRHLEDAWGEPGPKPQPGGSTHSPAWRRQPHQHGPPAQGDSPSPYPEGAYTPLSGILGVERAQSGDQWAVPLCRGPGHWSLSSAPSEKSSVPSQEFRAQSACVCAHKRDSSDLLESLASQLSQPSVSSKEIQSPHTQMLKSKLEEAVMSSRDQKIVALVLTRLQKAQRMRELQQQAAVAWEELKRSDRKVQVTLERERKLLLQESQEQWRQKEQRVRRRDSQGRRAPRSAEHARRALRENRERARAVAEPEPVPRRQTRELLLQEPERMVQSLREQDCPQPQEKLEQASHRKSLPTVEPQKKVQETNLSSLVNYQARKVLLDCQAKAEELLRKLSLEQSSQRPHEIPQGLLHERQRELRDRAQKPEERLQQVRRRAQAAEEQMRAHKRLLAELAEQKGQQARSNVQRDIRDKVQHIHELSVLREKDHHILKLKAEKEEKCHIAGIKEAIRKKEQRMEQISREKDATFEEFQKISKASRRDHARALASSFLDRRARETQHGAGTPGC